A single window of Channa argus isolate prfri chromosome 12, Channa argus male v1.0, whole genome shotgun sequence DNA harbors:
- the LOC137137801 gene encoding uncharacterized protein — MADNPDLVSELKRWCKGEGLDEAHGLLVIVPKEVEIACIEETLETIKCLGRVRVRGRIFNEELNSLMVLCECKEALTVASVPPEVHLPEGGEAWTLVTIDNAPAVEENFQSKLKLLLQAEGKTMDDIRALLPGGQPSASTADLVLQAFGDILEKANKPLSEGGYRRLRIFSGTHPVPSGEEQLDHWLEQAWLMVEESECTDREKKRRLMESLKGPALEIAKAVRVSNPDASPAKYLEAIESAFGTAESGDDLYFAFRLMQQQPKEKLSDFLRRLELPLSKVVKRGGLLHSNMNRARLEQLLRGAVAADLMLIQLRLRERKMDPPTFLQLLSEIRAEEEYEASRRKISTSVHHINTRQTADVKQTEIQSLKAEIKELKSIVASVVVPPAETQNNSDSRLPVPPSAGENDQDSELRALQKQVKRLQLKLSKKVTTADSPVSPAIASTVEVAPKVVNLPTRTSRPSEEQFCYRCGENGYFAARCHNQENQSKVIKRLIQALKVSKGIQPSTNLPSDDRNCSVKKGLVITPEHASLPEGLIGPPSIVQLKVNGHLCDALFDSGSQVTIIFESWYQEHLCDVPVHPVAGLALWGLSESEDSYPYRGYVVVDLEYPAKVTGSCKTITVLALICPSPRTTEQTPVIVGTNTSHVRSLVKQCRDNGLDITQTLGIQADSVGEIADTDADDNVGVVTWQGPGPLTLHPGEDQQIVCKVDFNQPVGKEILMVDSAQLPASMLLQPMVVPGHAINVNNFRILVQNQSLKETTIPEGTIMAHMYLTESVTAVPLEKTPPVGFDVSMINFGDSPVSEEWKERLKQKLSQRTNVFSLTEWDVGLAKGVEHTIRLSDPRPFRQRSRRLTPADIEDVRKHLQELLCAGIIKESRSPYASPIVIVRKKNGTIRMCIDYRLLNGRTVPDQYTTPCIDDVLDSLSGSKWFSVLDLRSGYYQIAMAEEDKEKTAFICPLGFFQFERMPQGITGAPATFQRLMEKTVGDMNLLQVLVYLDDLIVFGKTLEEHEERLLKVLDRLEEAGMKISLDKCQFCQSKVKYLGHVVSADGVSPDPAKIEAVTNWPQPIDLRTLKSFLGFCVYYRRFIANYASIVKPLTELTKGYAPTQKNRKHNNDPTKSYLRVSEPFGDRWDQSCTDAFHQIIYCLTHAPVLTFADPHRPYILHVDASLKGIGAVLYQEYPEGLRPVAFASRKLSQSEKRYPIHQLEFLSLKWAVVDKFHDYLYGAQFTVRTDNNPLTYVLTSAKLNAVGHRWLAALSTYDFDVRYRPGKHNIDADLLSRNFPDEDDCLEWETIPQDGVKTICQKVCTPRAIDSPTRYVDQLGASPDCVPDIYTFPMHMKLRSLEQLSKPELLHAQKADSVIGPAIQAVEQQKWPENTLNDPELSQLKREADKLILKEGILYRMGKRPSGEEFTQLVLPKEFHGTVLKSLHDDLGHLGIERTTDLLRSRFFWPKMSRDAEQYVKNCGQCVIRKSPCQRAASIHQITSNGPMDLVCIDFLSMEPDSKGMSNVLVVTDHFTRYAQAFPTKNQKAQTVAKILVDKYFVHYGLPARIHSDQGRDFESHLIRDLLKVMGVRKSRTTPYHPQGDPQPERFNRTLLSMLGTLTQEEKRHWSQHVAYLVHAYNGTKCDATGYSPYYLMFGREARLPVDVCFGTSPDGRGDGHSRYVARLKEDLQRAYQLASQAADKTHQRNKRSYDKRVSFQSLEVGDRVLLKNLGLKGKHKLQSRWSSIPYIVVGKMPNLPVYKVKLENGRGDIKTIHRDHILPIGQFVRFPETKKDEDSPVRPKTRAETHRKRKQTSPDMQIISQDVLDSDSSSDSEYCRPLRHYCTYSGNREQNTRSTVNPSVRLEEEVIVQAQSDESHQETGSEVEPLDEENEHSQDSLESESDPDQGNCEKDEDPMCKQSTNLAESPVISGGQRSRGLDSRPKRAVKPLVRLTYDEPGKGRDQPITIIHRGVVIKIGKG, encoded by the coding sequence ATGGCAGATAACCCTGACCTAGTTTCTGAGCTGAAAAGATGGTGCAAAGGTGAAGGTTTAGATGAGGCTCATGGGCTATTAGTAATTGTCCCAAAAGAGGTGGAAATAGCATGTATTGAAGAGACTCTTGAGACCATCAAGTGCCTGGGTAGAGTGAGAGTAAGGGGAAGAATCTTTAATGAAGAACTTAACAGCCTTATGgttctgtgtgaatgtaaagaaGCCCTAACTGTAGCAAGTGTTCCACCTGAGGTGCACCTTCCTGAAGGTGGCGAAGCATGGACATTAGTGACTATAGATAACGCCCCAGCTGTGGAAGAGAACTTTCAGAGCAAATTAAAATTGCTTTTGCAGGCTGAAGGGAAAACAATGGACGACATTAGAGCTCTACTCCCAGGTGGACAGCCGTCTGCAAGTACAGCTGATTTAGTGCTACAAGCTTTTGGTGATATTTTGGAAAAAGCTAATAAACCTCTGTCTGAAGGTGGATATCGCAGACTGCGCATCTTCTCAGGAACACATCCTGTTCCATCAGGTGAAGAGCAGCTTGATCATTGGCTGGAGCAAGCCTGGCTCATGGTAGAGGAGAGTGAATGTACAGATAGAGAGAAAAAACGCAGGCTGATGGAAAGCTTAAAGGGTCCAGCACTAGAAATAGCTAAGGCCGTACGAGTCAGTAATCCTGATGCTAGCCCTGCAAAGTACTTAGAGGCAATCGAAAGTGCCTTTGGGACAGCAGAATCAGGTGATGATCTGTACTTTGCTTTTCGGCTGATGCAGCAACAGCCTAAAGAGAAGCTGTCAGATTTTCTCAGACGGTTGGAGCTCCCTCTCTCCAAGGTTGTTAAGAGAGGAGGTCTTCTTCACAGTAACATGAATAGAGCTCGATTGGAACAACTACTGAGAGGGGCAGTTGCTGCTGACCTAATGTTGATCCAGCTGCGTTTAAGGGAAAGAAAGATGGATCCACCCACTTTCTTACAACTCTTGAGTGAAATACGTGCTGAAGAGGAATATGAGGCTTCACGAAGGAAAATTAGCACTTCTGTACATCATATAAACACAAGACAGACTgctgatgtaaaacaaacagagatCCAAAGCCTTAAAGCTGAAATCAAAGAGCTCAAGTCTATTGTTGCATCTGTTGTTGTTCCACCAGCAGAAACCCAAAACAACAGTGATAGTAGGCTTCCAGTCCCACCCTCAGCAGGGGAAAACGATCAAGACAGTGAGCTCAGagctttacaaaaacaagtaaaaagatTACAGCTTAAGCTCAGTAAGAAGGTCACAACAGCAGATAGTCCAGTCAGCCCAGCTATTGCTTCAACAGTAGAAGTTGCCCCCAAAGTAGTCAATCTTCCCACCAGAACCTCAAGACCATCTGAGGAGCAGTTTTGCTACCGGTGTGGAGAAAATGGATATTTTGCAGCAAGGTGTCACAATCAAGAGaatcaaagcaaagttattAAAAGACTGATTCAAGCCCTTAAAGTGTCTAAAGGAATTCAGCCATCTACAAACCTGCCAAGCGATGATAGAAACTGCAGTGTCAAGAAGGGCCTGGTGATAACACCAGAACATGCAAGCCTACCTGAAGGACTGATTGGCCCACCCAGCATAGTACAGTTAAAAGTTAATGGGCATCTCTGTGACGCTCTGTTTGACAGTGGCTCTCAGGTTACTATCATCTTTGAGTCATGGTATCAAGAGCACCTGTGTGATGTTCCAGTACATCCTGTGGCTGGATTGGCTCTCTGGGGTTTGAGTGAATCTGAAGACAGCTACCCGTACCGTGGATATGTTGTAGTGGACCTTGAGTATCCAGCCAAAGTCACTGGCAGTTGTAAAACTATAACTGTTCTGGCACTTATCTGCCCTAGTCCACGGACTACAGAACAGACCCCTGTTATTGTTGGAACAAATACCAGTCATGTCAGAAGTTTAGTGAAACAATGCAGAGACAATGGCTTGGACATCACACAGACACTAGGAATACAAGCAGACAGTGTAGGTGAAATTGCTGATACTGATGCAGATGACAATGTTGGGGTTGTGACCTGGCAAGGCCCTGGTCCTTTGACTCTACACCCAGGTGAAGATCAGCAAATTGTCTGTAAAGTTGACTTTAATCAGCCAGTTGGTAAAGAAATCCTTATGGTTGATTCAGCCCAACTCCCAGCCAGTATGCTATTGCAGCCCATGGTTGTGCCAGGTCATGCCATTAATGTTAACAACTTCAGAATCCTGGTCCAAAACCAATCCTTAAAAGAGACAACCATACCAGAAGGAACAATTATGGCACATATGTATCTCACTGAGAGTGTCACAGCTGTTCCACTTGAGAAGACACCACCAGTAGGTTTTGATGTCAGCATGATTAATTTTGGAGACTCACCAGTTTCAGAGGAGTGGAAGGAGAGGCTGAAGCAGAAGCTGTCCCAAAGaacaaatgtcttttctctGACTGAATGGGATGTAGGATTAGCTAAAGGGGTGGAACACACTATTCGACTGTCTGACCCCAGACCCTTCCGACAGCGTTCTCGCCGCCTGACTCCAGCAGACATCGAGGATGTGAGAAAGCACCTCCAAGAGCTCCTATGTGCTGGTATTATTAAAGAGTCTCGCAGCCCCTATGCTTCACCGATAGTCATcgtcagaaagaaaaatgggacCATAAGGATGTGTATTGATTACCGACTACTGAACGGCCGTACAGTGCCTGATCAGTACACTACACCTTGCATTGATGATGTACTGGACTCTTTGTCTGGAAGCAAGTGGTTCTCTGTTCTTGACTTGAGAAGTGGCTATTATCAAATAGCCATGGCTGAGGAAGACAAGGAGAAGACGGCATTCATCTGCCCCCTAGGGTTCTTTCAGTTTGAACGAATGCCACAGGGCATTACTGGAGCCCCTGCTACTTTCCAACgattaatggaaaaaacagtTGGTGACATGAACTTGCTCCAAGTTCTTGTTTACCTTGATGACCTGATTGTCTTTGGAAAGACTTTAGAGGAACATGAGGAGAGACTTCTCAAAGTTCTTGACCGACTTGAGGAGGCTGGAATGAAAATATCTCTCgataaatgtcagttttgtcaGTCAAAGGTGAAATATCTTGGACATGTTGTGTCTGCAGATGGTGTATCACCCGATCCAGCGAAGATTGAGGCTGTTACTAACTGGCCACAGCCTATTGACCTGAGGACCCTAAAATCATTTTTGGGATTTTGTGTGTATTATCGGAGGTTTATAGCCAACTATGCCTCTATTGTCAAGCCACTGACTGAGTTAACCAAAGGTTATGCCCCAACCCAAAAGAACAGGAAGCATAACAATGACCCTACTAAGAGCTATCTGAGAGTGTCAGAGCCATTTGGTGACAGATGGGATCAGTCTTGTACTGATGCATTTCATCAGATCATCTACTGTCTGACCCATGCGCCTGTCCTAACGTTTGCTGATCCTCATCGACCCTACATCCTTCATGTGGATGCTAGCTTAAAGGGGATTGGAGCTGTTCTCTACCAGGAGTATCCTGAGGGACTAAGACCAGTTGCATTTGCTAGCAGGAAGCTGAGCCAGTCTGAAAAGCGCTATCCAATACATCAGCTTGAATTCCTGTCTCTTAAGTGGGCCGTTGTGGATAAGTTCCATGATTACCTGTATGGGGCTCAGTTCACAGTACGTACTGACAACAACCCTTTGACATACGTACTCACATCAGCCAAACTTAATGCAGTAGGACACAGATGGCTCGCTGCCTTATCAACCTATGATTTTGATGTACGATACCGACCAGGTAAGCACAACATAGATGCTGACCTCCTCTCCAGAAACTTTCCTGATGAAGATGACTGCTTGGAATGGGAGACCATCCCACAGGATGGGGTAAAGACTATCTGTCAAAAAGTCTGCACGCCTAGAGCTATAGACAGTCCAACCAGATATGTGGATCAGTTGGGAGCATCCCCTGATTGTGTTCCTGACATCTACACTTTCCCAATGCACATGAAGTTGAGGTCATTAGAGCAACTCTCAAAGCCAGAACTCTTACATGCACAGAAAGCTGACTCAGTGATTGGGCCTGCTATTCAAGCAGTTGAGCAACAGAAATGGCCTGAGAATACCCTAAATGATCCAGAACTGTCACAGTTGAAACGGGAAGCGGACAAATTGATCCTGAAAGAAGGGATACTTTATCGGATGGGTAAACGGCCATCAGGTGAAGAGTTCACTCAGCTTGTCTTACCAAAAGAATTTCATGGGACTGTGTTAAAGTCCTTGCATGATGATTTAGGACACCTTGGCATTGAAAGGACAACTGACCTGCTGAGGAGTAGATTTTTCTGGCCTAAAATGTCAAGGGATGCTGAGCAGTATGTGAAGAACTGTGGACAGTGCGTTATACGAAAGTCACCTTGTCAAAGAGCAGCCTCTATACATCAAATCACAAGCAATGGGCCAATGGACCTTGTATGTATTGACTTTCTTTCGATGGAACCTGATTCCAAAGGAATGAGCAATGTGTTAGTTGTCACAGACCATTTTACTCGTTATGCCCAAGCTTTCCCCACTAAAAATCAGAAGGCTCAGACTGTGGCAAAGATCTTAGTGGACAAGTACTTTGTACATTATGGTCTGCCTGCAAGGATTCATTCAGACCAGGGTAGAGACTTTGAGAGTCACCTGATCAGAGATCTTTTAAAGGTGATGGGAGTGCGTAAGTCACGGACTACTCCATATCACCCACAAGGGGATCCTCAGCCGGAGAGGTTCAACAGAACTTTACTCTCTATGTTAGGAACCTTGACCCAAGAAGAGAAACGCCATTGGAGCCAGCACGTGGCTTATTTGGTCCATGCATACAACGGTACTAAGTGTGATGCTACAGGGTATTCACCCTATTACTTGATGTTTGGCCGAGAAGCTAGGCTTCCTGtagatgtgtgttttggaaCATCTCCAGATGGGAGGGGAGATGGTCATTCAAGATATGTAGCAAGGTTGAAGGAGGATTTGCAGAGAGCATACCAATTAGCTTCTCAAGCAGCAGACAAGACTcaccaaagaaataaaagatcaTATGACAAAAGAGTTAGTTTTCAGTCCCTGGAAGTTGGTGATCGAGTCTTACTCAAAAACTTGGGGCTGAAAGGCAAACACAAGCTGCAGAGTCGATGGAGTTCTATTCCTTACATTGTGGTGGGAAAGATGCCCAACCTTCCTGTTTATAAGGTCAAGCTTGAGAATGGAAGAGGAGATATCAAAACAATCCATAGAGACCACATCCTCCCAATAGGGCAATTTGTGCGGTTTCCTGAGACCAAGAAGGATGAGGATTCACCTGTCAGGCCAAAGACCAGAGCAGAAACTCACAGGAAACGAAAGCAAACCTCACCGGACATGCAGATAATTTCGCAAGATGTTCTAGATTCAGACTCGTCCTCTGACTCTGAGTACTGCAGACCTCTCAGACACTATTGTACATACTCAGGAAACAGGGAGCAAAATACTAGGAGCACTGTTAATCCCTCAGTTCGTCTAGAAGAAGAGGTAATTGTTCAGGCACAATCAGATGAGAGTCACCAAGAGACTGGTTCTGAGGTGGAACCTCTGGATGAAGAGAATGAGCATAGCCAAGATTCTTTAGAAAGTGAAAGTGATCCAGACCAAGGAAATTGTGAGAAAGACGAAGACCCTATGTGTAAACAGTCTACAAATCTGGCAGAAAGCCCTGTAATTTCAGGTGGCCAAAGATCCAGAGGGCTGGACTCACGACCCAAGAGAGCAGTGAAACCGCTTGTTAGGTTGACCTATGATGAGCCAGGAAAGGGCCGAGATCAGCCAATTACCATTATACATAGAGGTGTTGTAATTAAGATTGGAAAGGGTTAG